Proteins found in one Parasteatoda tepidariorum isolate YZ-2023 chromosome 7, CAS_Ptep_4.0, whole genome shotgun sequence genomic segment:
- the LOC107441546 gene encoding all trans-polyprenyl-diphosphate synthase PDSS2 codes for MASSRHLLKCLPMICNSTPRFGTLNSKVKLGEIPDICTREDWGEAINESRMLLQKYPIKPSFVNRGMGRISLQTVTKRMEDISQDNNNYLINTFKQLLSNTDDTINELRWPGLVTLMLAKSIGYPFEADNFVSKSLEDVIWSSQVTLAEIINLLHCNLVFRKEIFRLSLTKKISKNSGIEKELDKMVYNYLTSIVLYKASVLNNYKVVQLIADILECLVKTRQSSTTNILLKNLKEWEYNTLHSQGLLLASGCQATLQLAGYDESSQKMAFTFGRNFAFAIKAHAEIQQHWNYQNSRSSTINISSFPIALHLQNHPETLPFVYSRNEIFDNADIDMLHTILQTNSAMRDAKMQLEIYIKKALGILQQLQKSGNDDVTVNLIKLVNTLCSINEF; via the exons ATGGCTTCTTCAAGACATTTGCTCAAATGCTTACCAATGATTTGCAATTCTACTCCTCGATTCGGCACATTAAATTCCAAAGTGAAACTTGGTGAAATTCCGGATATTTGCACAAGAGAGGATTGGGGCGAGGCTATTAATGAAAGTCGTATGCTATTACAAAAGTATCCAATCAAACCATCATTTGTGAATCGAGGAATGGGACGAATATCTCTACAAACAGTTACAAAAAGAATGGAAGATATTTCTCAAGATAACAACAACTACTtgataaatacatttaa ACAGCTTCTCAGCAACACAGATGATACAATCAATGAGCTGCGATGGCCAGGCTTGGTCACTCTGATGCTCGCCAAATCCATTGGTTATCCGTTTGAGGCAGATAATTTTGTCAGCAAATCACTGGAAGATGTCATTTGGTCCTCACAAGTAACCCTTGCAGAAATCATCAACCTGCTCCACTGCAATCTTGTGtttagaaaggaaatttttcggctttctttaacaaagaaaatttcaaagaattcgGGAATCGAGAAAGAGTTGGACAAAATGGTGTACAACTATCTCACATCAATCGTTCTTTACAAAGCTTCAGTTTTGAATAATTACAAG GTGGTGCAACTAATAGCTGATATATTGGAATGTTTAGTCAAGACAAGACAATCGAGCACTACAaacattcttttgaaaaatctaaaagaatGGGAATACAACACACTTCACTCTCAAGGATTACTCTTAGCTTCTGGGTGCCAGGCTACACTGCAGCTTGCTGGTTATGATGAATCATCACAGAAAATGGCATTTACATTTGGAAGAAACTTTGCATTTGCTATTAAA GCTCATGCAGAAATACAACAACATTGGAATTATCAAAACTCTCGCAGTTCAAcgataaatatttcaagttttccCATTGCTCTCCACTTGCAAAATCACCCAGAAACTTTACCTTTTGTGTATAGCCGTAATGAGATATTTGATAATGCAGACATTGACATg TTACATACAATTCTTCAAACAAATTCCGCAATGAGAGATGCAAAAATGCAGCTAGAAATTTACATAAAGAAGGCACTTGGCATTTTACAGCAGTTGCAGAAATCTGGAAATGATGATGTCACAGTAAACTTGATAAAACTTGTAAACACTTTATGTAGCATAAATGAGTTTTAA